From a region of the Corallococcus coralloides DSM 2259 genome:
- a CDS encoding helix-turn-helix domain-containing protein → MYRLCERGELPHIRLSNAVRIEAEALERLIREPSS, encoded by the coding sequence GTGTACCGGCTGTGCGAACGGGGTGAGTTGCCCCACATCCGCCTGTCCAACGCGGTGCGAATAGAGGCTGAGGCCCTGGAGAGACTCATCCGGGAACCTTCGTCGTAG